A stretch of the Gossypium hirsutum isolate 1008001.06 chromosome D07, Gossypium_hirsutum_v2.1, whole genome shotgun sequence genome encodes the following:
- the LOC121219255 gene encoding uncharacterized protein isoform X2 codes for MVLVVGDSIKEAYARTRVQKPGKPQALVSRREHLYGNKLYTTKARFGSKRKEISIECKAMKEGAELCFSVDNQRVLQIKRLKWKFRGNERIEVDGVSVQVSWDVYNWLFDQELNNGHAVFMFKFENDEAVSPLKEKEGIFLCQQSSPSIGEKMRKSMWMTARSSSSSSISTSSASSGGSSAVLEWASVEESELSAPTGFSLLVYAWKK; via the coding sequence ATGGTACTTGTTGTTGGTGATTCTATCAAAGAAGCTTATGCCCGAACTAGAGTTCAAAAGCCTGGGAAACCCCAAGCTCTTGTTTCGAGAAGAGAGCATCTATATGGCAACAAATTGTACACCACAAAAGCCAGATTTGGTAGCAAAAGGAAAGAAATCTCCATTGAATGTAAGGCCATGAAGGAGGGTGCGGAGCTTTGTTTTAGCGTTGATAACCAAAGGGTATTACAAATAAAGcgattaaaatggaaatttagaGGGAATGAGCGGATTGAAGTAGATGGGGTCTCAGTTCAAGTGTCGTGGGACGTATATAACTGGTTGTTTGATCAGGAATTAAACAATGGGCATGCAGTTTTCATGTTTAAGTTTGAGAATGACGAAGCAGTGAGTCCTTTGAAGGAGAAGGAAGGGATCTTTTTGTGTCAACAAAGTTCACCTAGTATTGGGGAAAAGATGAGGAAAAGCATGTGGATGACTGCTAGAAGCTCATCCTCTTCTTCAATATCGACGTCTTCAGCTTCATCAGGAGGAAGCTCGGCGGTGCTGGAATGGGCAAGCGTTGAGGAGAGCGAGTTAAGTGCTCCTACCGGCTTCTCTTTGCTTGTCTACGCCTGGAAAAAGTga
- the LOC121219255 gene encoding uncharacterized protein isoform X1, producing the protein MSLQRQHHSSSFPSCFRPSPTVDNTLKALPSPPPLPPPQTSGKTNLATSFYHTNLGLFSLTWSCTFLGHSLLLHLYPCSHFSPSSPTSLSFSTLLFHLHIKPFIFWKKYGNKKLSCDTTSNVHVFWDLSRAKFGSGPEPESGFYVALVVDGEMVLVVGDSIKEAYARTRVQKPGKPQALVSRREHLYGNKLYTTKARFGSKRKEISIECKAMKEGAELCFSVDNQRVLQIKRLKWKFRGNERIEVDGVSVQVSWDVYNWLFDQELNNGHAVFMFKFENDEAVSPLKEKEGIFLCQQSSPSIGEKMRKSMWMTARSSSSSSISTSSASSGGSSAVLEWASVEESELSAPTGFSLLVYAWKK; encoded by the coding sequence ATGTCCCTCCAACGCCAGCACCATTCCTCCTCCTTCCCTTCCTGCTTCCGCCCCTCCCCCACCGTTGACAACACCCTCAAAGCGCTGCCGTCGCCTCCTCCTCTGCCGCCGCCGCAAACCTCAGGTAAGACAAACCTTGCTACAAGTTTCTACCATACAAATCTAGGCCTTTTCTCCCTCACCTGGTCCTGTACCTTCCTTGGTCACTCTCTCCTCCTCCACCTCTATCCTTGCTCTCATTTCTCTCCCTCTTCGCCTACCTCCCTTTCCTTCTCCACCCTCCTTTTTCATCTCCATATCAAACCCTTCATTTTTTGGAAGAAATATGGGAATAAAAAACTCAGCTGCGATACTACCTCTAATGTCCATGTCTTTTGGGACCTTTCCAGGGCCAAGTTTGGATCCGGCCCTGAACCCGAATCTGGATTCTATGTTGCTCTTGTTGTTGACGGGGAAATGGTACTTGTTGTTGGTGATTCTATCAAAGAAGCTTATGCCCGAACTAGAGTTCAAAAGCCTGGGAAACCCCAAGCTCTTGTTTCGAGAAGAGAGCATCTATATGGCAACAAATTGTACACCACAAAAGCCAGATTTGGTAGCAAAAGGAAAGAAATCTCCATTGAATGTAAGGCCATGAAGGAGGGTGCGGAGCTTTGTTTTAGCGTTGATAACCAAAGGGTATTACAAATAAAGcgattaaaatggaaatttagaGGGAATGAGCGGATTGAAGTAGATGGGGTCTCAGTTCAAGTGTCGTGGGACGTATATAACTGGTTGTTTGATCAGGAATTAAACAATGGGCATGCAGTTTTCATGTTTAAGTTTGAGAATGACGAAGCAGTGAGTCCTTTGAAGGAGAAGGAAGGGATCTTTTTGTGTCAACAAAGTTCACCTAGTATTGGGGAAAAGATGAGGAAAAGCATGTGGATGACTGCTAGAAGCTCATCCTCTTCTTCAATATCGACGTCTTCAGCTTCATCAGGAGGAAGCTCGGCGGTGCTGGAATGGGCAAGCGTTGAGGAGAGCGAGTTAAGTGCTCCTACCGGCTTCTCTTTGCTTGTCTACGCCTGGAAAAAGTga